One genomic window of Candidatus Methylomirabilota bacterium includes the following:
- a CDS encoding branched-chain amino acid ABC transporter permease: MGLPVEQILIQTINGLVNGMILALVASGLTLIFGIMDVVNFAHGELVMLGAFVGATTLGVTGNFWLALMVATLAIAAFGAILQVSTLRPLLGRDPLTTILATFGISLVLQKYALWQWGPSARKLQEPITGQFSLFYLQYPWYRIATALISAAIIGALYLFLKYGKYGIWIRAAMQDRVMAQAMGIPVPSLYTAVFAIGAGMAAASGVLFGPLAGVTQNIGADFTVRAFIVVVVGGMGNLGGSILASIFISLLEAYASLIVSPSQAVIVSFVALILTLLFRPTGLFVPTPK, from the coding sequence GTGGGCCTCCCGGTCGAGCAGATCCTCATCCAGACCATCAACGGCCTCGTCAACGGCATGATCCTGGCGCTGGTGGCCTCGGGGCTGACGCTCATCTTCGGGATCATGGACGTGGTGAACTTCGCCCACGGCGAGCTCGTGATGCTCGGGGCCTTCGTCGGCGCCACCACCCTCGGTGTGACGGGAAACTTCTGGCTCGCTCTCATGGTGGCCACGCTCGCCATCGCCGCGTTCGGGGCGATCCTCCAGGTGAGCACGTTGCGGCCGCTCCTCGGCCGCGACCCCCTGACGACGATTCTCGCCACGTTCGGCATCTCCCTGGTGCTCCAGAAGTACGCGCTCTGGCAGTGGGGCCCCTCGGCGCGGAAGCTCCAGGAACCAATCACGGGGCAGTTTTCGCTCTTCTACCTGCAGTACCCCTGGTACCGGATCGCCACCGCCCTGATCTCCGCGGCCATCATTGGCGCGCTCTACCTCTTCCTCAAGTACGGAAAGTACGGCATCTGGATCCGCGCCGCCATGCAAGATCGCGTCATGGCTCAGGCCATGGGCATTCCGGTCCCGTCGCTTTACACCGCCGTCTTTGCGATCGGAGCGGGGATGGCGGCCGCCAGCGGCGTGCTCTTTGGACCCCTGGCCGGCGTCACCCAGAACATCGGCGCCGATTTCACAGTGCGCGCCTTCATCGTGGTCGTGGTGGGCGGCATGGGCAATCTCGGCGGCTCGATCCTCGCGTCCATCTTCATCAGCCTGCTCGAAGCCTACGCCTCGCTGATCGTGAGCCCCTCCCAGGCGGTCATCGTCTCCTTCGTGGCCCTGATCCTCACGCTCCTCTTCAGGCCGACCGGCCTCTTCGTGCCGACACCCAAATAG
- a CDS encoding branched-chain amino acid ABC transporter permease, whose protein sequence is MRRSAAAYWMGFTVILALLVVAPLVLPEFWRRFVTEILIWGLLAMSSDILIGYTGMISFGHSAFFGLGMYGAAAALMIVKPANLWLALLAGLAAAAVVASFVAFFATRLRDIYFAITTLVFSQIFYVIIFTWTEVTGGENGLSFARPALSIPGLFSIPFTTETLHWFVLGVVTISYLLLRRVTQSPFGMVLQAIRENEPRARAIGYSVERYKIVAVMLSGLFAGLAGILYAFQNKFAAPDFVFFLVSGEVVIFNVMGGMGTLVGPIAGAAFFLLLREGLSRYFTEYYLIPVGIIFTAMVIFMPQGLLGFAKRRLNQ, encoded by the coding sequence ATGCGACGTTCCGCCGCCGCCTACTGGATGGGCTTCACTGTGATCCTGGCACTCCTGGTCGTCGCCCCGCTGGTGCTGCCGGAGTTCTGGCGGCGCTTCGTCACCGAGATCCTGATCTGGGGCCTGCTGGCCATGTCTTCGGACATCCTGATCGGCTACACGGGGATGATCTCCTTCGGCCACTCGGCCTTCTTCGGGCTGGGGATGTACGGGGCGGCGGCCGCGCTGATGATCGTCAAACCCGCCAACCTGTGGCTCGCCCTGCTCGCAGGTCTCGCCGCCGCTGCCGTGGTGGCCAGCTTCGTCGCCTTTTTCGCCACACGGCTGCGGGACATTTATTTCGCGATCACGACGCTGGTCTTCTCGCAGATCTTCTACGTCATCATCTTCACCTGGACGGAAGTGACAGGCGGCGAGAACGGGCTCAGCTTCGCGCGCCCCGCGCTGTCCATTCCCGGCCTCTTCTCGATCCCCTTCACGACGGAGACCCTGCACTGGTTCGTCCTCGGCGTGGTGACGATCTCGTACCTCCTGCTCCGCCGCGTCACCCAGTCGCCCTTCGGCATGGTGCTGCAGGCTATCCGAGAGAACGAGCCGCGGGCGCGGGCCATCGGCTACTCCGTCGAGCGCTACAAGATCGTCGCCGTCATGCTCTCAGGGCTCTTCGCGGGACTGGCCGGCATCCTCTACGCGTTCCAGAACAAGTTCGCGGCGCCCGACTTCGTGTTCTTTCTCGTCTCGGGCGAGGTCGTGATTTTCAACGTGATGGGCGGGATGGGCACGCTCGTCGGCCCCATCGCGGGCGCGGCCTTCTTCCTGCTTCTACGCGAAGGCCTCTCGCGCTACTTCACCGAGTACTACCTGATCCCCGTCGGCATCATCTTCACGGCCATGGTCATCTTCATGCCCCAAGGACTCCTCGGCTTCGCCAAGCGCCGCCTGAACCAGTAG